The Panicum hallii strain FIL2 chromosome 5, PHallii_v3.1, whole genome shotgun sequence genome contains the following window.
ttcactattttttctttacgttttaaacactggattaaataaaaataaaatatatccatagcatttgaggtatgataaatacgtacgtacaaaaatttggaacaaaatacgtttctaatatagggtttaatgtatagagaacgagatttagagaacgttgttggagagaaatgagatatagaggagagaatcttgtagaaaAGTCTGTAAATGACGGATTCAGAGAACGACGGTCGGAGATAGCCTTATACTTGGCTAAACAAATGGCGTCCTTGGAATCTTGGGGGAGCAATAATGTAATCCAAAGTGTCATAAATTAATTGTGTTGTTAGCAAGGTCAGGGCCCGTCGCTGCCGTATATAGTTTCTACCAACCGCCATGATAAGAGAGGAGGAGAGGGCGCGATAGGTCGCTTTAGTTTTCCTCTGCTTGATAAATAAACCGGTAACGTGTAGCATCGGCTAAAGAGATAAGAGAAGGACCATACCGTGGGCTAGGTCAAAGATGGCACCTTCGGATCACACTGTTTTCAAACTTTGGTACCGGCCGGTGTACTATGGCCATGAGAGATCTTAACAACCGAgcagcttttttttttcttttttaagtTTGTTTCTTTACTGTAAAACCTGGCTTCGAAATACACGACTTCAATGAGCTTTATCATCAGGGGCTGAAGAATGGCCTGATCTCCGAATAAATAGATGGTTTTTTTTTCTCAGTTTCCAATATCTACCGTCTGAAGCTGCCATCAGTCTGGAGAATGGCCTGATTTCTCAGTTTCCGAATAAACAAATCACAAGTGCAGCTGCCATCTGCGTCGCGCCTAGGTCTCGCCAGAAACAAAGAAAACTGAAAAGCCTATGCCAGATCTGCACTGGAGGGAATAACAAAACCAGGAAGCCCAGATCAGAgatcacggcgccgcgcgcgctcgtATCCGGGGGAGCTCCCACCTGACCTGAAGCTCCCGTCCAGCTGCAGGAGCACGACACCTCACGGTCGCGCTCCTGCCCGGTGCATGCGGTGCCCTGCAACCTCCCAGCATCCCAGGCACTGACAAAAACAACCACCACCCAATAATGCAGGTTTCTATACTAGTACTTTTTTTTTATTTCCCTGTCTCGGCAACAGATCGCGCACACTCGGCGAAAGTTCAGAGAAGGAAACACGCCGCCGGGCAGGCGGGCACCGGAGCGCACTGCCTTCGTCTGGTCGCGGTCGCGCTTGGCCGCGCCGTCGTCCGGCGGATCTGTTTGGACAGGACAGGAGGCACTTGCTCGCGCTCCGTCCAACGTGCTTCTTCGCTGATAGCTAGACCGGCACGTTGGGAGCAAAGCGTTCTAGTATATACGGCTAGCAGTACGTAATCTTTACACCTTTGGCTACGTGCTAATCAGTAATCAGGTAGTAgtataaaaaaaaaatcttatttGCTCGATAATGTTCTTGCAAACTATTTCTAGGCATGACAATCGAGACGACTGCTAGCGATTTAAGCCCGGCCGCACGATAAACCATATCCAATCGTACCGTGACACGGACGAGCTAATAATTCACTCAACTTGAGATGACATGTAAGAAAGTTGCATGATTCCGATCTCCATCGACGAAGACTGCTCCACACAGCAAAGGGACAAAGAACAGTGGACAAGAAAAAGGGCATGCTACATTATTACTAGAAAAATAGTGGCAGCAATTGACCAAGCCTCAGGGGGATAAATCCAAGTGGTCTTTTCGTGACATGACACGTTGCCAATGCGCCTCCTTTCGGTGCCCACACCTCAACGTTTTAGTGCTGGAAATTGGAATGGAATGGAAACCATCCCCATCCAACTGATTCAAAGTGCCATGCCTGAATCAATGGGTGCCATGCACATAGTCCCAGCTGGTAATCCACCATCAGTACTTGTGAACTTGTGATAAAAAAAACTGTGCTTTGAAGCTTAGAAGAGCCATGATAAGCACGGTACATAATAAATTGTGTTGTTGGCTAGGTCAAGGACCAGCCCGTCCTGCATGCCATTCTTGATGTACCAACCACCTTGCATTGATAAGAGAGGGGCGGAGAGGCGATATAGGTTGGTTTAGTTTTGTTCTCTATTTGATAAAAGAAACCAAAACTGCCAGCTCTGCAGGCTGTAGAGACGAGAGAATGGCCTCCAGGTCAAATATGGACGCTTCTTTGTCACGCTGCTTCCAAACTTTGGCACGAGGGTTTGACCAAGAGAGATCCTCAGCTCGATCAACAACCGAGCAATTCCTTTCGTCTTCCTTGTACTGTCTTTTTTATATTTGTATACAAGATGGTTtattgtctttttttttttgcagttACTTGCGTGATTGGGTGGAACACACTGACGTTGAAGAATAGTTTAGGAGCTAGCTAATAGCCGACTGAATCCATCACCCGTGGGCTTGGCACATAGGTTGCAACGGAAACCTTGGGCAGCCATCACATGAACCTGCGAGCTTATTATCATGgggtaaaaaaaatataatctGCGGTCTTCATAAGAACGAGCCAACAATTCAGTGCAAAACTTTTGTGCAGATGCAGGCAACGCACAATGCGTGTTCAGCTTGGTGCCACCGGAGGTCCAGAGCAACCACACGGGGAATCCAGAGAAAAGGAGGAACGGTCCAGGCGGATTCACAACGATGTTTCGATCGCGGTGATTCGGTGACCAAGGCTAGACCGACGAGACGAGACACGCAGCTCGGCCGGGCGCGGCAAGCCGGAAAGTGATGGGTCGCGGCCGGAGTCACACGCTTCGCTTTGCTCTGCTCAAACAAAGCGACGCGGGGAGGGAGGGAGCGGGAGACAAGTATCGCGCACCTGACCCTCGAAATAGAAGCGGCGGGGGTGCGAGGGCCAGGCCCCGCTCGCAGCCTTGcaccagaaaaaaaaaagggcaCCTTCCAACGGCGGGCGACGCAAAGCTGTGCTTCTGTCTCGCCTTCCGGGCTTTTTTGCTTGGTGACGCCGTCCTCTCGGTCTCAGCCTCGAGCACAGCAGATACAATTGCTTCAGTTTAAAACCAAAAAACCGTAGGGAAAATGAAGGGCCAAAAGCAGCTGGATAATGCGACTGATCGCTTTTAGAATTAACCTCCGTTTAGGCTTGTCTTATCGATGCAGTTCGTTCGATGGCAAATGGCATGAGCCAGGCAGGACGATTCTCATTCTCCCAGCACTGGGATTGCTTTGATTTTTTACTAACAGTGGAGTTACTTGCAtcttaggctatctccagcgatatcctctaaATCCCATCCCCTATTTCCATCCTCCATATCAAtttcattctctataccaaatttaactccaacaacatcctctattttcatcctctataccccacaatccTATTTTTCTATCATTTGTTCCAACGGCCGCTTTCCCCCAAGCGCAACGCCCGCGCcctgcccctgccgccgcgcctccgcgcccttcccgcgccgcccctgccccgccgcccgcgccctgcccctgcccgccgccctccgcgcccttcccgcgccgccctgcccccgcccgccgcgcctccgcgcgccccgccgccgccctccgcgcctcctcctccaccgcccgccgccgccctctgccctccgccctccgcgcctcctcctccaccgcctccaccctccgcgcctcctcctccaccgccgcccgccctccgccgccctccgccctccgcgcctcctcctccaccgcccgccgccgccgcccgccgccctctgccctccgccctccgcgcctcctcctccaccgccccccgccctccgcgcctcctcctccaccgccgcccgccctccgccgcccgccgcgcctcctcctccaccgccgcccgccctccACCGCCCTCCGCTGCCCTCCTCCACTGCCGCCCGCCCTCCACcgcccgccctccgccgccctccgcgcctcctcctccaccgccgcccgccctccgcccctcctcctccaccgccgcccgccctccgcccctcctcctcccccgcccgccgcccgtgctcctgccccgccgcccgcgctcctgccccgccgcgtccgtccccccgccgccgctcctccgcgcccctcctccgcccctgccgcgcgccgtcccgccgccccgccccgccggccgctcctccgcccctgccgcgcgccccgagccgccgtcccgcgccgccgtcccgagccgccgtCCCTGCGCCGCGATGGAGGACGCCGGTCCTTTCTccctctgtgcgggacgcagaCGGCTTCCTCTATTTTACCGCACGCTTTGGAGAACATCGTTGGAGCGTTCCCGTGCTACATTATCCCCCACTGTTACAGGACAGAACCATTTAGCGGTCCtcgctggagacagccttagACAGTGCATGACGTACAGTTTGATTCCAGAACCATTTGCTTGTCCATTGAAGCCGGTGGAGAGCTTGCTGTGTTGAGCTGGGGCTAGGAGGAGGATAACTATCTTGCCAAAAAAAAAGATATACTAAAAGAATTGAGAGCTTGCTGATGTTATCATTTATCAAGTCATTGACGCACGCCTCGAGCAGATCCACTTGCCCCAGTTGAAACCCAAAAACCGTAGAGAAAATGAAGGGCCATATTAAAGCAGCTGGATAATGCTGGTCACTTTTTATAGGAACCGCTGAAACGTGAGAGATCAATTCATTCCATGGCATCTACTCCCATCATCGGAATTATTTGCATCTTAAAAGTTAAatggcctctctctctctctctctctctctctctctctctctctctctcgttgaTGCGTTCTGCTGGAACAGGCAGTAAACAGTACGTGCAAGTTTTATACCAGCAGTCCAGCACCATCCATTGGTAGTTTGAGATGCCTGGCCATTGCCTCCGGCGAAGAGCTTATACTGAGCTACGAGGATAACTGGATAACCATCTCGCCCAAAAAAGAAATATAAAAGAATTGATAGCTTACTGATGATATCAAGCCATCGCAAAGTCATCGACAGTGTGCCCCTTCTGTTTTTTATAGAACAGACAGTCTTATGACTTATTAGCACTTGCTGGCAGCCTGGCACTAGTGAACATGTtggttgatttttttttttttagatCATCAGGTTCGATGTGTGATTCGCCGATTTTTTTTTTCCCACAAAAGAAAAATGCCAAAACGGGCGGACGGCGCACGGCGTGGTCGGCTTGGAGTTGGAGGCCGCGTGGCCTGCGTGTGCCCTAACGCCGTGGCCGTCCGTCAAAACGAACGGCGCCAGCGCAGCCCGGCCGGTCCTATCCGGTGGAGGGCTCGTCCGCGTCCCAGAGGCCATTAAAATCGGCCGCCCCCCGCAACCATCCCTTCCCCTTTCCCAACCTCCCGTCCCCCCCACCCCACCTCATGTCGTCGCCTTCCTCCCCGCGCTCCTGCACCCGCATCTCCTCCTCGCTCCCCGCCACGCCCAAGCATTGATGGCGAAGGCTGCTCTCTGATGGAGGTAACAGTTGGCTAGCCCACCACCGCGTTCCTTGGCCAGTTTAGAGGAGTCTAGTTCCGGTTCCTTCATCCCGACCCTGTGCGGCATTCTGTGCGTCGTGGATTTCGTGGGgggctgggggggggggggggtggctgGGTGAAGATTTGAGGTGGAATCTGCGGGGGAATTGATGGTGGGGTTCATGGAATGGGTGCATGACTGGTTGCTGTGGGACGCCTTCTTGGAGTGCGGAGGGATCATGAGGCCGCCGATCAGATAGCGGCGGGAGAAGACAGGGAGGAGAGCAGGCGGAGGCCGCCATTAGCACCAACCACCCCGAGGCGCGAGTCACCAGCCATGGGGGAAGACCTCGTCACCACCCTGTCCATGGAGaacggcgtgggcggcggccaCCACGGCCCCTGCACGCTCCTCTCCATGGACCCGTCCGgccacctcgccgcgccggacGACCGCGCCGTCGGCGTCATGGTACAGGCGCTCATCGGAGGGGGGGCCGCCGTCGGCGGGCGCGCCCACGCCGTGTCGCCCTCCGGCGCGCCTCCGCCGGACATCAACCAGCCGTGGCAGACGGACCTCTGCGGCATGCTCGACGTCAGCCTCGGCCCTCAGCTGTACAGCGCCGAGGCTATGCTCAGCTGCGTCGCTCCCAAAGCCGGGAGCCGGAAGGCCGCCAAGCGCGGGGACAGCATCTGGGGCGCCTGGTTCTTCTTCACCTTCTATTTCAAGCCCCTCCTGTCGGACAAGTGCAAGGACAAGGTCGTCCGGGACTCAAACGGCGTCTCGGGATTCGACAAATCTGACCTCCGACTAGATATGTTCCTGGTGCAGCACGACATGGAGAACATGTACATGTGGGTGTTCAAGGAGCGGCCGGAGAATGCCCTCGGGAAGATGCAACTGAGGAGCTACATGAACGGGCACTCCCGGCCTGGTGAGCCACAGTTCCCCTTCAGTGTCGACAGGGGATTTGTCCGGTCACACCGGATGCAGCGTAAGCACTACAGGGGCCTCTCAAACCCGCAATGTATTCATGGGATTGAGGTGGTCAGGTCACCAAATCTTGCAGGGCTCACCGAGGCAGACCTGAGGAGGTGGGCAGAGCTTACAGGGAGGGAGCTCAATTTCATAATCCCGCAGGAGGCCAGTGATTTTGGGACATGGAGGACCATGCCAAACTCAGAGCTTGAGCTTGAGAGGCCACACCCTGTGGTGAAGAGCAATGGTGCCCAAAACGCAAAGAAATCAGGCTTGAATTTGTCATCGCCGTCCAATCATTCAGGCGAAGATGGTATGGATCTGTCCCCAGTTAGCAGCAAGCGCAGGAAGGAATTATCCCCACAAGCCATGGATGAGGAGGTATTCTTGCCAGTGAATTCTTGCACTCAGAAGACACAACAAGATGTGGAGATGCATTCAGCAGTGCAATCTTCATGGCTCCACGAGTTCGCTGGGGTAATGAGAAATGCTTGTGGGCCAGTGACTGCTGCCAAGTCCATCTATGAGGATGATCAGGGCTACATGATAATGGTTAGCTTGCCATTTGTTGATCAGCAGAGGGTGAAGGTTTCGTGGAGGAACACACTGACTCGTGGCATTGTGAAGATCGTTTGTGTTAGTACTGCAAGGATGCAACACATAAGAAGACATGGTAGGATTTTCAAGCTTGCTGATCCATCTCCCGAGCATTGCCCTCCTGGGGATTTCATCCGTGAAATACCTCTTGCTACTCGCATTCCTGAAGATGCTAAATTGGAGGCATACTTCGATGAGGCTGCTTCAGTGCTTGAGATCATGGTCCCAAAACAAGGAAATGAACCTGAAGAGCATGAAGTTAGGGTCTCTCTGCGACCTCCTCACTTTGGAGCTAATGATCTACTTTTGACCTAAGCTGAGTAAGGTCTCTGCACATGTGGCACCTTGTTTGTAACCCCAGATTAATGCTGAATTGAGCTGAGAATCAAGGTTTCAGTATCCTGGTTCTCTGCCTATTCATTTTAGTGCCTGTGCTTTGTAAGTCTCTTCAGTAACAAAGACTTGGCTGAAGATTAGTTTGTTCTAGTTGTGTTATGGGTGTATTTTTAACCCTCATGTTTACAGTtgtgctgggattgctgatttagATTTTGTACTAAGTTCagttaaaataaaataaaataccGAGTTGTTACCTATTTGCCTGTATCTCGGATTGTGACTTCCTGTTTGTACCAATCTCTACATCCAAATTTCACTACGTAGATTTCACATAAATTATGAAGGAAAAACACGGGCATTTTAGATTTGAATCAAACAGCTTAAACAGGGCATTCATTTTGGAAACTAGGGAGAGTCATTCAATCAAGCGCATGTAGAGGATATAGGACAGAGATACAAGACAGATTGTTGCTCTGACACTATTCGAGTGAGCAGTTCATATTCAGATTTCAAAAAAGAAAACGCTCATCTTGCAACTAGAACCCAGAGTTTACGAAATACTCTTCTACTATAATGATGAAGTGAACGAAAGAGTAGCCAGAAGTTAGCTGTAAGCTGAGCATGCGACGATCTGCACTGATGTCATAAAACATCAATTTTATCCTCAAATATTCACGATGGTTGAAATCCGTATTGGCTCTTCTGATCATGGCGATTGATAACTGTCACGCTTGCTGAAACAGCGCGAGAACTGAGGCAGACGGAGTACATGAGCACAGCGTTCTAATGTAAGGAAGAACGATTGCAGGGGATCTTACATTGCCAGCACAAAAttacaaaaagaaaagaaacgcTATGGAAGATTATGTAAAATGATTTAACCGAAGTTTAAAACCACATCACATCACTTCCAAAGGTTCTCCATCTCAAGACTTGACAAAACAAAGCTAAAAGACACGACGACATGACACCAGCATCGGGGATTCAGAGTTCAAGACTCCCTGAACACTCCTGCACCATCAGAGTTCAGACTTCCGGCCCTCCCGCGGGAAACACAAGCGACGTCACTTAGTCGACCTCCTCAATCTTAGGACCAGCACCGCTACCACCGGCCGGGGCATCCTCATCCATGCCAGCGGCACCGCCCATGCCCGCGCCAGCGCCCTGGTACATCTTCGCGATGATGGGATTGCAGATGCCCTCCAGCTCCTTCATTTTGTCCTCAAACTCGTCCACCTCAGCAAGCTGGTTGCTGTCCAGCCAGCTGATGGCACCATCGACGGCGTCCTCAATCTTCTTCTTGTCCTCCGGCGAGAGCTTGGAGGCGATCTTGTCGTCCTTGATGGTGTTCCTCATGTTGTAGGCGTAGTTCTCGAGGGAGTTCTTCGCGTCCACcttcttcttgacttcctcGTCCTCCGCCTTGTACTTCTCAGCCTCTTGCACCATCTTCTCGATCTCCTCCTTGCTCAGCCGGCCCTTGTCGTTGGTGATCGTGATCTTGTTCTTCTGCCCTGTGGTCTTGTCCTCAGCAGAGACGTTGAGGATGCCGTTGGCGTCGATGTCGAAGGTGACAGTGATCTGGGGCACGCCGCGGGGAGCAGGAGGGATGCCGGAGAGCTCGAACTTGCCGAGGAGGTTGTTGTCCTTGGTCCTTGCGCGCTCGCCCTCGTACACCTGGATGAGGACGCCCGGCTGGTTGTCGGAGTAGGTGGAGAAGACCTGCTCCTTCTTGGTTGGGATGGTGGTGTTCCTCGGGATGAGCACAGTCATGACGCCACCGGCAGTCTCGAGGCCGAGGGACAGCGGCGTGACGTCGAGCAGGAGCAGGTCCTGCACCTTCTCGTTGCCCT
Protein-coding sequences here:
- the LOC112891619 gene encoding uncharacterized protein LOC112891619; the encoded protein is MGEDLVTTLSMENGVGGGHHGPCTLLSMDPSGHLAAPDDRAVGVMVQALIGGGAAVGGRAHAVSPSGAPPPDINQPWQTDLCGMLDVSLGPQLYSAEAMLSCVAPKAGSRKAAKRGDSIWGAWFFFTFYFKPLLSDKCKDKVVRDSNGVSGFDKSDLRLDMFLVQHDMENMYMWVFKERPENALGKMQLRSYMNGHSRPGEPQFPFSVDRGFVRSHRMQRKHYRGLSNPQCIHGIEVVRSPNLAGLTEADLRRWAELTGRELNFIIPQEASDFGTWRTMPNSELELERPHPVVKSNGAQNAKKSGLNLSSPSNHSGEDGMDLSPVSSKRRKELSPQAMDEEVFLPVNSCTQKTQQDVEMHSAVQSSWLHEFAGVMRNACGPVTAAKSIYEDDQGYMIMVSLPFVDQQRVKVSWRNTLTRGIVKIVCVSTARMQHIRRHGRIFKLADPSPEHCPPGDFIREIPLATRIPEDAKLEAYFDEAASVLEIMVPKQGNEPEEHEVRVSLRPPHFGANDLLLT